CATATCATCCTGAACAAGAAGCTTCTCTGCTTTCGCAAATATTTCCATGCGTTTTCCTGGATCAGTTTCTGTTTTAGCCGCTTTAATCAAACCATCATATTCAGGATTAGAATATCCAGAATTATTGTTGCCATTACCAGTTGTCCAGATATCCAAGAATGTCATCGGATCATTAAAGTCAGCAGACCATCCACCACGAGCAATTTGGAAATTCAACTTGTTACGTGTTTGGATAAATACGCCCCACTCCTGGTTTTGCGTTTTCACATCGATTCCCAGGCTTTTCTTCCACATATCTGCAACTGCCAAAGCAATTTTTTGGTGTCCTTCAGTAGAATTGTAGAGTAGAGTGATTGGAGGGAGTGAAGTTACTCCTTCTTCCTTCATACCTTCTTGAAGCAATTTCTTCGCTTCAGCTACATCTTCTTTGAAATAATCATCTTTATGCTCATTACGGTATTCCTGAGATAAACCTTTAATACCCGGAGGTACAAAGCCGTAAGCAGGAATCTCTCCACCCATCGTTACTCTATCAACAATCGGCTGACGTTGAATCGACATTGCAAATGCTTTACGAATTTTAAGATTATTGAACGGTTTTTCGGTGACGTTAAACAAATAGTAATAGGTGCTTGCTATACCTTTAGCCTGGAATTCATTAGGCATTTCATTTTTCACAGCCATCATTTGGTCTGCAGGAATTTCACCATTTGGTTTACCTGCATAATCAAGTTGTCCACTTCTGTAAGAAGCGAGTTCTGTTGCACCGCTGTTTACAAGGGACATTGTAATTTTCTTCAGTTTAATTTCGTCCTTACCCCAATAATTCTCGCTTTTGGAAACCTCAATCTTTTGACCTGTCTCCCAAGTCGACAATGTGAAAGGCCCGTTAGTGATCATGCTTTCTTTTTTAGTCGCCCATTTATCATTACCTTTAACAGACGGATGCACCGGATAATAGGTGTAGAAAGAAGTCAATCCCAGGAAGTAAGGTGTTGCATGTTCCAGTTCTACCTGTAATGTATGGTCGTCAACTGCTTTGACACCTACATCTTTGAAGTCCGTAACTTTAGTACCTTTAAAAGATTTGGAAGTGCTCAGGTTGTAACCCTCAGCATTTTTGATATAGTACAATTGGTAAGCATATGGAGGTGCAGGAGCCGTGGAAGGATCCAATACCCGTTGCCAAGCAAATACGAAGTCGCTTGCTTTGACTGGGTCGCCATTACTCCATTTTGCAGTATCGCGAAGCTTAAACGTATAGGTTTTGCCGTCATCGGAAATCTTCCAAGATTCAGCTACGCCAGGAATTTCTTTACCATCAGGGCCCATGCGAACAAGACCTTCATACATTGTTTTTAAAACAGTGTTTGCTTGAGTATCTTGAGCCTGTGCCGGATCGAACGTTGGCGGCTCGGATGCAAGGTTAATGCGCAAAATTTGCTTGTCGGCCGGAGCCGGCGTAGTCGAGGTGTTTTCTTGTGCGCCCTTACCATTGGTATCGTTCTTGCTGGAGCCGCAACCTGCGAGCAATGCGCCAACTGCAAGAATGAGTGTCAAAAGGACTAAAAAGCTTTTCCTTTTCATCTAGCGTTTTCCCCCTAGTTCTAAAGTGGTATATGTTTATAGATTATACAACCAGCGGTCAAAAAAATCTACATTACATTTCTTCAAATTGAGCTTTTTTTTCAAAAAAACATGATTAATTCATATTTTCTCACCGTTTCATGTCATGTTATATCACATGATGTTGAATATATTCTTAAATATACCAACAACAGTCAACAAAATATACGCCAATGTCATTGCTATAAAAGTTAATCTCCAGACCGCTCTACATAATCTTTTACCATCAACCTTTCCTTTTATTCGATTTTGAGCTCCTCCAATTAAACCCAAGGCCAGTAATAGGAGCAGTAGAATCAAATAAAAACCGAATCGAGATGTAAAAATGACGTTAAAGAGTGCTGCGACGGAAAATATCAGAAAAAACGTGGTAATATCCATAGAAGTAAGTAACGATTTCTTTTTTTCCATTTTAAGAATGTAGCGACAAACCGCAAACACGATCAAAAACGGAAAAAAGGGAAGAATACTGAAAGTGATAATGGTACCTTGTATAAGACTCAACTGATCACCCCTCTTTTAGCCGCATACCTTCAATTAATTGCCACAATACCTCATGAGTTGGTGCAGTAACCCCAGCCTGATCTGCCATCTGCACCAGTTGTCCGTTAATTGAAGCAACTTCTGTCATGGACTGTGCAAGTACATCAGCTAGCATGGACGAGTGATTTTCTGCCGTTGACCGGCATACATTTATAATTTGCTCCCACCATGCGTTTTCCCAGTGGATACCATGAGCTTCAT
The Paenibacillus peoriae DNA segment above includes these coding regions:
- a CDS encoding peptide ABC transporter substrate-binding protein, which encodes MKRKSFLVLLTLILAVGALLAGCGSSKNDTNGKGAQENTSTTPAPADKQILRINLASEPPTFDPAQAQDTQANTVLKTMYEGLVRMGPDGKEIPGVAESWKISDDGKTYTFKLRDTAKWSNGDPVKASDFVFAWQRVLDPSTAPAPPYAYQLYYIKNAEGYNLSTSKSFKGTKVTDFKDVGVKAVDDHTLQVELEHATPYFLGLTSFYTYYPVHPSVKGNDKWATKKESMITNGPFTLSTWETGQKIEVSKSENYWGKDEIKLKKITMSLVNSGATELASYRSGQLDYAGKPNGEIPADQMMAVKNEMPNEFQAKGIASTYYYLFNVTEKPFNNLKIRKAFAMSIQRQPIVDRVTMGGEIPAYGFVPPGIKGLSQEYRNEHKDDYFKEDVAEAKKLLQEGMKEEGVTSLPPITLLYNSTEGHQKIALAVADMWKKSLGIDVKTQNQEWGVFIQTRNKLNFQIARGGWSADFNDPMTFLDIWTTGNGNNNSGYSNPEYDGLIKAAKTETDPGKRMEIFAKAEKLLVQDDMVLLPIYYYSNTSLTKPNVKGVALDFSGAIDFTRAYITQ
- a CDS encoding DUF3397 domain-containing protein, coding for MSLIQGTIITFSILPFFPFLIVFAVCRYILKMEKKKSLLTSMDITTFFLIFSVAALFNVIFTSRFGFYLILLLLLLALGLIGGAQNRIKGKVDGKRLCRAVWRLTFIAMTLAYILLTVVGIFKNIFNIM